One Opitutia bacterium DNA segment encodes these proteins:
- a CDS encoding Crp/Fnr family transcriptional regulator, protein MPTPPRSAEFKLTGLIGTLRCAQLFSGLSGEDLTMIAGFTQTVALAKDDYLFHEGESSRGCYLVQSGAINVHKVNAAGKEQVIHVFRAGESLAEASLASPTGYPANARAVEPSTVLLIPKAPLLELIGRRPDLALRMLGSMSTHLRVLVGMLDDLTLKDVETRLLHWLVKHARDAKDGVVPLRGTKRVLAAELGTSSETLSRTLARLRDEKLITVAAKSIAVHDAAKLAAMLRHNLGEA, encoded by the coding sequence ATGCCCACGCCTCCCCGCTCCGCCGAATTCAAACTCACCGGCCTCATCGGCACGCTGCGCTGCGCGCAGCTGTTCAGCGGACTCTCCGGCGAGGACCTGACGATGATCGCCGGATTCACGCAGACCGTGGCGCTCGCGAAGGACGACTATCTTTTCCACGAGGGCGAAAGTTCGCGCGGCTGCTACCTCGTGCAGAGCGGCGCGATCAACGTCCACAAGGTCAACGCCGCCGGGAAGGAGCAGGTGATCCACGTTTTCCGCGCGGGCGAGTCGCTCGCCGAGGCCTCGCTCGCGTCGCCGACCGGCTATCCGGCCAACGCCCGCGCGGTCGAGCCGAGCACCGTCCTGCTGATCCCGAAGGCGCCGCTGCTGGAGCTGATCGGCCGTCGCCCCGACCTCGCGCTGCGCATGCTCGGCTCGATGAGCACGCACCTGCGCGTGCTCGTCGGCATGCTCGACGACCTGACACTCAAGGACGTCGAGACGCGCCTGCTCCACTGGCTGGTGAAACACGCGCGCGACGCGAAGGACGGTGTCGTCCCGCTGCGCGGCACCAAGCGCGTGCTCGCGGCCGAACTCGGCACGAGCAGCGAAACACTCTCCCGCACGCTCGCGCGCCTGCGCGACGAGAAGCTGATCACCGTCGCGGCGAAGAGCATCGCCGTGCACGACGCCGCGAAGTTGGCCGCGATGCTGCGGCACAACCTGGGCGAGGCGTAG
- a CDS encoding histidine phosphatase family protein: MGMDGGERRGLDLSGVGRASIFTMRGEALLATLRNEARSGHPVAAVLRHAAREEIVDPTRPELPLLTAEGHAAAEAFGASLGDFARVRLFFSPVQRCQQTAEGIARGVRRLGATAEIHGAHEALGIGYTRDRDEFGRLFELHGPHFVRLWCGGELPANVIDPADRCASEILAHIRERLAEVASTPRALDLHVSHDINIMAVREQFVGLRHEDVGWLNFLDGVAFGWRESGLRAIYRERHRELA, encoded by the coding sequence GTGGGCATGGACGGCGGGGAGCGGCGCGGGCTTGACCTGTCGGGCGTGGGCCGCGCATCAATTTTCACGATGCGTGGCGAAGCTCTTCTGGCAACCTTGCGAAACGAGGCCCGATCCGGTCATCCGGTGGCAGCGGTGCTGCGGCATGCGGCGCGCGAGGAAATCGTTGATCCGACGCGGCCGGAGTTGCCTCTTCTCACCGCGGAGGGCCACGCGGCTGCGGAGGCGTTCGGCGCGTCGCTCGGGGATTTCGCGCGCGTGCGGCTGTTTTTCAGTCCGGTGCAGCGCTGCCAGCAAACGGCCGAGGGCATCGCGCGCGGCGTGCGCCGGCTCGGCGCCACGGCCGAGATCCACGGCGCGCACGAGGCGCTCGGAATCGGCTACACGCGCGACCGCGACGAGTTTGGCCGGCTCTTCGAGTTGCACGGCCCACATTTCGTGCGCCTCTGGTGTGGCGGCGAACTGCCTGCGAACGTCATCGATCCGGCGGATCGTTGCGCGAGCGAGATTCTGGCTCACATCCGCGAGCGGCTCGCCGAAGTGGCGTCGACGCCCCGCGCGCTCGATCTGCACGTGTCGCACGACATCAACATCATGGCCGTGCGCGAGCAGTTCGTCGGGTTGCGGCATGAGGACGTGGGCTGGTTGAACTTTCTCGACGGCGTCGCGTTCGGCTGGCGCGAGAGCGGCTTGCGCGCGATCTACCGCGAGCGGCACCGCGAACTCGCCTGA